One genomic region from Sphingobacterium multivorum encodes:
- the pssA gene encoding CDP-diacylglycerol--serine O-phosphatidyltransferase, translating to MKKHIPNLLTCLNLFSGCIAVLMALQGNIQVVTICVFASGIFDFFDGMVARLLHVKSPIGKELDSLADMVSFGFLPGTIMFTLLTKVFPDGSLLPYLGFIITVFSALRLAKFNLDERQTSDFIGLNTPMNTFYVLSLPYIADKYPQLVLNPIVLICSVLLTSYLLISEIRLFSMKFSSMDWKTNKFRFIFLILTLILFIAGQFMALPIILILYFLLSALHFNKKNDLV from the coding sequence ATGAAAAAACATATCCCAAATCTGCTGACCTGTCTAAATTTATTTAGTGGCTGTATCGCTGTATTGATGGCATTGCAAGGTAATATTCAAGTTGTCACTATTTGCGTATTTGCTTCCGGGATATTCGATTTTTTTGACGGAATGGTAGCGAGACTACTTCATGTTAAATCGCCAATAGGAAAGGAGCTGGATTCGTTGGCTGATATGGTCAGTTTTGGTTTTTTACCTGGGACAATCATGTTTACCTTGTTGACAAAGGTATTTCCTGATGGTTCTCTGTTGCCTTATTTAGGGTTTATCATTACTGTTTTCTCGGCTTTACGTTTAGCAAAGTTCAACCTGGATGAGCGCCAAACTTCGGATTTCATTGGTTTGAATACGCCAATGAATACATTTTATGTGCTTTCCCTACCTTATATCGCAGACAAATACCCGCAATTGGTTTTAAATCCGATTGTATTAATCTGTAGTGTTCTTTTAACCAGTTATCTTTTGATCAGTGAAATCAGGTTGTTTTCGATGAAATTTAGTTCAATGGATTGGAAAACGAATAAATTTCGCTTTATATTTTTGATCTTGACGCTGATCTTGTTTATTGCTGGTCAATTTATGGCTTTACCGATTATTTTAATTTTATATTTCCTATTATCAGCATTGCATTTTAATAAAAAAAACGATCTGGTTTAG
- a CDS encoding YbaB/EbfC family nucleoid-associated protein, whose protein sequence is MFDKLFQAQQKAEEIKKRLDSISVSGEVEGGLIRVVATANKEIKEVTIDPVFLSNADKEELEELLVVALNKAIAQAENISQAEMQAASKDMLGGLGGLGGLFNQ, encoded by the coding sequence ATGTTTGACAAATTATTTCAAGCCCAGCAAAAGGCGGAGGAAATCAAGAAAAGATTGGATTCAATTTCTGTGTCTGGTGAAGTGGAAGGTGGTTTAATCCGTGTGGTAGCGACAGCAAACAAAGAGATAAAAGAGGTTACCATCGATCCTGTATTTTTATCAAACGCAGATAAGGAAGAATTGGAGGAGTTGCTTGTGGTTGCTCTGAATAAGGCAATTGCGCAAGCTGAGAATATCAGCCAGGCTGAAATGCAGGCGGCAAGTAAAGATATGTTGGGTGGACTAGGCGGACTAGGCGGATTATTTAATCAATAG
- a CDS encoding carboxypeptidase regulatory-like domain-containing protein, with amino-acid sequence MKHIKLLTLSIGLLGIGTTYAQTTPTLPINTIVERVQKYFQVYPVEKVHLHFDKPYYAVGDTLWFSTYLSRNLAEYEPSKIAYVEVLNSRDSLIQTLKIPLDKGVGNGQIVLDPQFMSQDNYRFRAYTKWMANFDNAYFFNKVVPIGDVINKKLITNIEFQNNIGGNKTQAVIQFRDRTGKPMINSKINWEFVSGWETFDKGKAETDGLGKVTINLSAKEKANLEKGQLKISIQENKNEKPLSSSFLLKNALWDADVQFFPEGGDIIAGLAKKVAFKAVGSDGKGLKVKGSILDSKGKSVAEFADFGTGMGYFSLLPLAGENYQAVVKFENGQERKYKLPAVVSDKANVVFVKQDATNAEFAVVTSEENFSKNQGQSYYVLVQSNGHLCFGAQVNLKSSSALVNIPKERLPNGIVQVTLLSPDGKPISERLAFVQSEKLLNIQVTSDKQSYKAKDLVNLKLAVDNNGQKFPGSYSVAVIDESKVPYNDQADLSIVSNFLLTSDLKGNVENPNSYFDEKNPNRDKALDALLMTQGYRRFDYPTLISEKLPQISFLPEQGIELSGILRMNTGRPYPNGGLLLSVPSRNIKKDVYTDQNGRFTFKDLVFPDSSKVTVNARSNDNYRSLVINMDQSFYPEIDKNNGYKSYFVPNIDQAFAPYLANSRKEYRKSILLDEVEVTGVVKKAITNKDFPSISGLSMPEHRIEPERLTGCNVLTMCLQTVLTGITYDPQTLKYYVSRDYNAGGRTPVQFFLNGMAIDEPGLNSINVADIEGIEIFLRDELGTVSRMYQNNGVVSIYTKKVEAKKPRMSLSEIESMLPKSNVIDMYPLGYIKERKFYVPKYDTPERKTVNDLRTTIYWNPKVSITETGEAAIQFYNADGNGNYKVIVEGMDQTGNIGRKVINYGVQP; translated from the coding sequence ATGAAGCACATAAAACTATTGACTTTATCGATAGGACTGTTAGGAATAGGGACCACTTATGCCCAGACTACACCTACATTGCCTATTAATACAATCGTAGAACGAGTTCAGAAATATTTTCAGGTTTACCCAGTTGAAAAGGTACATTTACATTTCGACAAGCCTTATTATGCGGTAGGGGATACTCTTTGGTTTTCAACCTATTTATCCCGCAATTTGGCCGAATATGAGCCGAGTAAAATAGCTTATGTGGAAGTGCTGAACAGTCGCGATTCCCTGATTCAGACACTAAAAATTCCATTGGATAAAGGGGTAGGAAATGGGCAGATTGTACTTGATCCTCAATTTATGTCTCAGGACAATTATCGCTTTAGGGCCTACACAAAATGGATGGCCAACTTTGATAATGCTTACTTTTTTAACAAAGTGGTGCCCATCGGGGATGTAATCAATAAGAAATTGATTACGAACATTGAATTTCAAAATAACATTGGTGGTAATAAAACCCAAGCTGTCATACAGTTCCGCGATCGTACGGGAAAACCGATGATCAATTCAAAAATCAATTGGGAGTTTGTGTCGGGATGGGAAACCTTCGACAAGGGCAAAGCTGAGACCGATGGGCTGGGGAAAGTAACCATAAACCTGTCTGCAAAAGAAAAGGCAAATCTGGAGAAAGGACAACTGAAGATTAGCATTCAGGAAAATAAAAATGAAAAACCTTTGTCCAGTTCCTTCTTGCTCAAAAATGCCTTGTGGGATGCAGATGTACAATTCTTTCCTGAAGGGGGTGATATTATCGCTGGATTGGCCAAAAAAGTTGCATTTAAAGCCGTTGGATCCGATGGTAAGGGGCTTAAGGTAAAAGGTAGTATTTTGGATTCAAAGGGCAAGTCGGTAGCAGAGTTTGCAGACTTTGGAACTGGAATGGGCTATTTTTCTCTTCTGCCGCTCGCAGGAGAAAATTATCAAGCTGTTGTGAAGTTTGAGAATGGACAGGAGCGCAAATACAAATTGCCGGCTGTTGTCAGTGACAAGGCAAATGTTGTTTTTGTAAAACAGGATGCCACGAATGCAGAGTTTGCCGTGGTCACTAGCGAGGAGAATTTTTCAAAGAACCAGGGGCAATCTTATTATGTTTTGGTTCAGTCGAATGGCCATCTCTGTTTTGGCGCACAGGTGAATTTAAAATCTTCGTCAGCATTGGTCAATATTCCGAAAGAGCGTTTGCCAAATGGTATTGTTCAGGTAACCTTATTGAGTCCGGACGGAAAACCTATCAGCGAACGCTTGGCATTTGTTCAAAGTGAAAAGCTTTTAAATATTCAAGTTACCAGCGATAAGCAAAGCTATAAGGCTAAAGACTTGGTCAATCTTAAACTTGCTGTGGACAACAATGGGCAGAAGTTCCCGGGAAGCTATTCAGTCGCTGTAATAGACGAATCCAAAGTTCCTTACAATGATCAGGCAGATCTCTCTATTGTGAGCAACTTTCTGTTGACTTCGGACCTGAAAGGAAATGTCGAAAACCCAAATTCATATTTCGATGAAAAGAATCCCAATCGGGATAAAGCGCTGGATGCACTATTAATGACACAGGGATACCGTCGATTTGACTACCCGACACTTATATCGGAGAAGTTGCCACAGATCAGTTTTCTTCCCGAGCAAGGAATTGAATTGTCCGGTATACTTCGGATGAATACTGGACGCCCTTATCCAAATGGAGGCTTACTTTTATCGGTTCCTTCGCGTAATATTAAGAAAGACGTTTATACGGATCAGAATGGACGATTCACCTTTAAGGATCTTGTGTTCCCGGACTCGTCTAAAGTAACGGTTAATGCCCGCTCTAACGACAATTACCGGAGCCTGGTTATTAATATGGATCAGAGCTTTTACCCGGAGATCGATAAGAATAATGGCTATAAGAGTTATTTTGTCCCGAATATAGACCAGGCTTTTGCTCCTTATTTGGCAAATAGCCGAAAAGAGTATCGAAAATCGATCCTTCTGGATGAGGTCGAGGTGACAGGCGTAGTGAAGAAAGCAATCACCAATAAAGATTTTCCATCTATTTCGGGCTTATCCATGCCGGAACACCGTATTGAGCCCGAGCGTTTGACCGGTTGTAACGTGTTGACCATGTGTCTTCAAACGGTATTGACTGGCATTACCTATGATCCGCAGACATTGAAATATTATGTTTCCCGCGATTATAATGCTGGGGGACGTACGCCTGTTCAGTTCTTTCTGAACGGTATGGCTATCGATGAGCCTGGATTGAACAGCATCAATGTCGCTGATATCGAAGGAATCGAAATCTTCTTACGTGATGAATTGGGAACAGTCTCCAGAATGTATCAAAATAATGGTGTTGTGTCCATTTATACGAAAAAAGTGGAAGCGAAGAAACCGCGAATGTCATTGAGTGAAATTGAGAGCATGTTGCCAAAATCAAATGTGATCGATATGTATCCTCTAGGTTATATTAAAGAACGCAAATTCTATGTTCCAAAATACGATACGCCGGAAAGAAAGACTGTAAACGATTTGAGAACGACCATTTACTGGAATCCGAAAGTCTCAATCACAGAGACGGGGGAAGCTGCCATTCAATTTTATAATGCCGATGGAAACGGAAATTACAAGGTCATCGTCGAGGGAATGGATCAAACAGGTAACATTGGCCGGAAGGTCATAAACTATGGTGTTCAGCCTTAA
- a CDS encoding UDP-2,3-diacylglucosamine diphosphatase, which yields MKRSLDILVISDLHLGTYGSRAKELLLYLESVSPKILILNGDIVDIWQFKKSYFPQEHLKVIKKIIDMSSSGTEVHYITGNHDEMLRKFTDLKLGNIKLSNKLLLSLNNQKVWIFHGDVFDASIHHSKWLAKLGGWGYDKLIQLNNIINYCLDKMGKEKYSLSKKIKNSVKKAVKYISDFEHTATELAIEKNYDFVICGHIHQPQIKEVITRKGTCTYMNSGDWIENLSSLEYKNGEWKLFYFEENKEQILKNKIIDIPLFSLEDLKKIVIS from the coding sequence ATGAAAAGAAGCCTTGATATACTTGTAATCTCAGATTTACACCTAGGTACTTACGGTAGTAGAGCTAAAGAGCTTTTACTTTACCTAGAGTCCGTATCTCCCAAAATACTGATACTCAATGGAGACATCGTAGACATTTGGCAATTTAAAAAAAGCTATTTTCCGCAAGAACATCTCAAAGTCATCAAAAAAATCATTGACATGAGCTCTTCGGGGACAGAAGTACATTACATCACGGGCAACCACGATGAAATGTTGCGCAAGTTTACCGATCTAAAATTAGGTAATATCAAGCTGAGCAATAAACTCCTTCTTTCACTCAATAATCAAAAAGTGTGGATCTTTCATGGAGACGTTTTCGACGCGTCCATTCATCATTCTAAATGGTTGGCCAAACTCGGTGGATGGGGCTACGACAAACTTATCCAGCTCAATAATATCATTAATTATTGCCTAGATAAAATGGGTAAGGAGAAATATTCTCTTTCTAAAAAGATCAAAAACTCCGTTAAAAAGGCCGTCAAGTATATATCAGATTTTGAACATACAGCGACTGAACTAGCGATTGAAAAAAATTACGATTTCGTTATCTGTGGACACATCCACCAGCCTCAAATCAAAGAAGTCATTACCCGAAAAGGAACCTGCACGTATATGAACTCAGGAGATTGGATTGAAAACCTCAGTAGTTTAGAATATAAAAATGGGGAATGGAAGCTGTTCTATTTTGAAGAAAACAAAGAACAAATCCTGAAGAATAAAATCATCGATATCCCTCTTTTCAGCCTAGAAGATCTTAAAAAGATTGTCATCTCATAA
- a CDS encoding thymidine kinase — translation MLFSEHNLALRPAQYGSIEIVCGSMFSGKTEELIRRLKRAQYARLNVEIFKPAVDKRYDEKLVVSHDSNSIPSTPVDHSSAILLLSSSTQVVGIDEAQFFDDGLTEVCVKLANSGIRVIVAGLDMDFQGQPFGPIPNLMAVAEHVTKVHAVCMQCGAPANYSYRLTKDTETVLLGEKEAYEPRCRPCYFGLNK, via the coding sequence ATGCTTTTTTCCGAACATAATTTGGCTTTGCGCCCCGCACAATATGGTAGCATTGAAATTGTCTGTGGATCGATGTTCTCGGGCAAGACTGAAGAATTGATTCGCAGGCTAAAACGAGCACAATATGCACGTTTGAATGTCGAAATCTTTAAACCAGCGGTTGACAAGCGATATGATGAAAAGTTGGTCGTTTCTCACGATAGCAATAGCATCCCATCAACTCCCGTTGATCATTCTTCAGCGATCCTACTCTTAAGTTCATCGACCCAAGTTGTCGGAATCGATGAAGCACAATTTTTTGATGACGGTTTGACAGAAGTATGTGTCAAATTGGCAAATAGTGGTATCCGGGTGATCGTTGCCGGTCTCGATATGGATTTTCAAGGGCAACCATTTGGTCCAATTCCCAATTTAATGGCAGTAGCCGAACACGTCACGAAGGTGCATGCGGTTTGCATGCAATGTGGCGCTCCAGCGAATTATTCCTACCGCCTGACCAAGGATACGGAAACCGTGCTTTTGGGTGAAAAAGAAGCCTATGAACCACGGTGTAGACCCTGTTATTTCGGCTTGAATAAGTAA
- a CDS encoding N-acetylglucosamine kinase, with product MIIIADGGSTKTNWCLLDDSNKKIYFNTEGYNPYFVDSEYIVNSLKKGLPQDLPFEKISEVNYYGAGVHNKEKAQIVVDALKQVFTTAEVEVGHDLLAAARALLGTQAGFAAILGTGTNSCLYDGKEITLNIDSGAYILGDEGSGSYIGKKLLADYVRNLMPKDVKEVFYNTYKMTKDEIMDAVYTKPMPNRFCASFSKFVYDNNVNIEYTRNIVDEAFEAFFRNLVSKYPNYQSYTFNCIGSVGYNFRNVLAEKAEQYGMKVGKILRSPIDDLVQFHIDRAAATAK from the coding sequence ATGATAATCATTGCTGACGGGGGATCAACAAAAACAAACTGGTGTTTGTTAGACGATTCGAATAAAAAAATCTACTTCAACACGGAAGGGTACAACCCTTATTTTGTTGATAGTGAATACATTGTAAACTCCCTAAAAAAAGGACTACCGCAAGATTTACCTTTTGAAAAAATCTCAGAGGTAAACTATTATGGTGCAGGTGTTCATAACAAGGAAAAAGCACAAATTGTTGTTGATGCTTTAAAACAAGTATTTACTACAGCTGAAGTTGAAGTAGGACACGATCTTCTTGCAGCAGCAAGAGCATTATTAGGAACTCAAGCCGGATTTGCTGCGATCTTAGGAACAGGAACAAATTCTTGTCTATACGATGGTAAAGAAATCACATTAAACATCGACTCAGGTGCTTACATTTTAGGTGATGAAGGTTCTGGTAGTTATATCGGTAAAAAATTACTGGCAGATTATGTTCGCAATTTGATGCCTAAAGATGTTAAAGAAGTATTCTATAACACGTATAAAATGACAAAAGACGAAATTATGGACGCGGTTTATACCAAACCTATGCCAAATCGTTTTTGTGCGAGCTTTAGCAAATTTGTCTATGACAACAATGTAAATATCGAATATACACGCAATATCGTTGATGAAGCTTTTGAAGCGTTTTTCAGAAACCTTGTCAGCAAATACCCTAATTATCAGAGCTATACTTTCAACTGTATCGGTTCGGTTGGTTACAATTTCAGAAATGTATTAGCTGAAAAAGCTGAGCAATATGGAATGAAAGTAGGCAAGATCTTGCGCTCCCCTATCGACGATTTAGTACAATTCCACATCGATAGAGCAGCAGCAACTGCCAAATAA
- a CDS encoding metal-dependent hydrolase, producing MKATYYGQSCVEFDFDGTKVLLDPFVTYNPLAKEIDVNTIKPDYIFLSHGHQDHVADMATIQKNSDATVLAIVETAGWVRRQGVPDEKVIEFNLGGTVQLPFGSVKMVYAAHTNSTPDGQYGGFPVGFVFHVKGKKIYFAGDTALTMEMKLLADMNLDWAFLPIGGHYTMDVDDAIKAAEFVNCARVVGIHYDSFPPITIDKQQALDKFQNEDISLSLPKIGATFEL from the coding sequence ATGAAAGCAACTTATTACGGACAGTCTTGTGTAGAGTTTGATTTTGACGGAACGAAGGTTCTTTTAGATCCATTTGTTACCTATAATCCACTTGCAAAAGAAATCGATGTAAATACAATTAAACCGGATTATATCTTTTTAAGTCATGGACATCAAGACCATGTGGCCGATATGGCGACGATTCAAAAAAACAGCGATGCCACTGTATTAGCGATTGTTGAAACCGCAGGCTGGGTGAGAAGACAGGGAGTACCTGACGAAAAGGTGATCGAATTCAACTTGGGCGGAACAGTTCAACTGCCTTTTGGTTCGGTCAAGATGGTGTATGCTGCACATACCAATAGCACACCTGACGGTCAATACGGCGGGTTTCCTGTGGGATTTGTCTTCCATGTAAAAGGCAAAAAAATTTATTTTGCCGGCGATACCGCACTGACTATGGAAATGAAATTGCTGGCAGACATGAACCTGGATTGGGCATTTTTACCTATAGGTGGGCACTATACAATGGATGTGGATGATGCAATTAAAGCGGCTGAGTTTGTGAATTGTGCTCGGGTAGTTGGTATCCATTACGATTCATTTCCGCCAATAACGATCGATAAACAACAAGCTTTGGATAAATTCCAAAATGAGGATATTTCATTGTCATTGCCGAAAATCGGTGCGACATTTGAACTATAA
- a CDS encoding Hpt domain-containing protein, with amino-acid sequence MNHIDIELINQNMFDNQDLIKQFVSMYLIQTPVDFDKLREAVAEGDLQKIGDAAHHIKPTMDYIGAFHLKEKFEELETNSKNEASLDSLRATFGVIDIEMKELLFELEQYEKTI; translated from the coding sequence ATGAACCATATCGATATTGAACTGATCAACCAAAACATGTTTGACAACCAAGACTTAATCAAACAATTTGTATCCATGTATCTTATTCAAACACCTGTCGATTTCGACAAGCTCCGCGAAGCAGTGGCTGAGGGAGATCTTCAAAAGATTGGCGATGCTGCACATCATATCAAGCCGACCATGGACTATATCGGTGCCTTTCATCTAAAAGAAAAATTTGAGGAATTAGAGACCAATTCAAAGAACGAAGCATCTCTTGACAGTCTTCGGGCCACTTTTGGTGTTATCGATATTGAAATGAAAGAGCTTCTATTTGAATTGGAACAATATGAAAAAACGATCTAA
- the rho gene encoding transcription termination factor Rho gives MDINELNAKLVSELREIAKLIGIADADKLRKQELIERISNTGGEEEAAPAPAEKAAKVEEDNQEHAERTRKRVRTVKTAESVTVRKREVSEHDETPVATEDAPAADKGPQPEKATQTPKAENTSSSTDFDNVIVNEGVLEIMPDGYGFLRSSDYNYLTSPDDIYVSQSQIKLFGLKTGDTVRGCIRPPKEGEKYFPLVRVEAINGQNPAEVRDRVPFDYLTPLFPDERLNLDMGVGNYSTRIMDLFTPIGKGQRGLIVAQPKTGKTNLLKEVANAIAKNHPEVYLIILLIDERPEEVTDMARSVRAEVVSSTFDEPADRHVKIANIVLEKAKRMVECGHDVVILLDSITRLARAYNTVAPASGKILSGGVDANALHKPKRFFGAARNIENGGSLTILATALTDTGSKMDEVIFEEFKGTGNMELQLDRKLANKRIFPAIDITASSTRRDDLLTDKETLQRIWVLRNHLSDMNSTEAMEFLQGQLRGTKSNEEFLISMNG, from the coding sequence ATGGATATTAACGAATTAAACGCTAAACTCGTATCGGAATTGCGCGAGATTGCTAAGTTGATCGGTATCGCAGATGCTGATAAATTGCGTAAACAAGAATTAATCGAAAGAATTAGCAATACTGGTGGGGAAGAGGAAGCAGCACCAGCGCCAGCTGAAAAAGCAGCTAAAGTAGAGGAAGATAATCAGGAACATGCTGAGCGTACACGTAAACGTGTGCGGACCGTAAAAACTGCGGAATCTGTCACGGTAAGAAAACGTGAAGTTTCTGAGCATGACGAAACCCCGGTTGCAACCGAAGATGCACCAGCAGCAGATAAAGGCCCCCAACCTGAAAAAGCAACACAAACTCCTAAAGCAGAAAACACTTCTTCAAGTACAGATTTCGATAATGTGATCGTTAATGAGGGTGTATTGGAGATCATGCCTGATGGTTATGGCTTCTTACGTTCATCAGATTATAACTATCTGACTTCTCCTGATGATATTTATGTATCACAATCTCAGATCAAATTATTTGGTTTGAAAACGGGAGATACGGTACGTGGTTGTATCCGTCCGCCTAAAGAAGGTGAAAAATACTTCCCTTTGGTACGGGTTGAGGCTATCAATGGACAAAATCCGGCTGAAGTACGCGATCGTGTGCCATTTGATTATTTGACACCATTATTCCCTGATGAGCGTTTAAATTTAGATATGGGTGTTGGAAATTACTCTACACGTATCATGGATTTATTTACGCCGATCGGTAAAGGTCAACGTGGATTAATCGTTGCTCAACCGAAAACGGGTAAAACAAACTTGTTGAAAGAGGTTGCAAATGCTATTGCAAAAAATCACCCAGAAGTTTATTTGATTATCTTATTAATCGATGAGCGTCCTGAGGAGGTTACTGATATGGCGAGAAGTGTACGCGCAGAAGTTGTTTCTTCGACATTTGATGAGCCGGCTGACCGTCACGTTAAAATTGCAAACATCGTGCTTGAGAAAGCTAAACGTATGGTAGAATGTGGACATGATGTCGTTATCTTGTTAGACTCGATTACAAGATTGGCACGTGCCTATAACACCGTGGCGCCTGCGTCAGGTAAAATTTTGTCAGGTGGTGTGGATGCGAATGCTTTACACAAGCCAAAACGTTTCTTTGGTGCTGCCCGGAATATTGAAAATGGTGGCTCATTGACGATCTTAGCAACAGCATTGACAGATACAGGTTCTAAAATGGACGAAGTTATCTTTGAGGAATTCAAAGGTACAGGTAATATGGAATTACAGTTGGATCGTAAGTTGGCAAACAAACGAATTTTCCCTGCGATCGATATCACTGCATCGAGTACACGTCGTGATGATCTATTGACTGACAAAGAAACATTACAACGTATTTGGGTACTTCGCAACCACTTATCGGATATGAATTCTACAGAGGCCATGGAATTTTTACAAGGTCAATTGCGTGGAACTAAATCAAATGAAGAATTTTTGATCAGTATGAATGGGTAA
- a CDS encoding MFS transporter yields the protein MEQQQTKTNYPALYTLIIVFFFWGFIAAGNSVFIPFCKNYFHLDQFQSQLIDFAFYTAYYIGALLLFIFSSIGGKDLVGKWGYKKSIVYGLLFSALGAAAMIVAVEVNLYVGMLLGLFVVALGFSLQQTAANPFAVLLGDPKTGASRVNLGGGINSFGTTIGPLVIGFSLFGTFEPISDSEIANLPLNKVVYLYIGVGLLFLLAAALFNFSKKVPAGISDEPMEKANKALRTLIIMTVLLFGMFTPVFLSYKSDLALQVEQLHKQVSSLTDQVQIDQLKLHIKEVAKPLEMQRMLWLAGALVVVIGGLLFSNKSAQKNPEGWGAMKYPQLALGMLALFIYVGIEVAIGSNLGELLTLKEFGHLQSSQITPYVSMYWGSMMIGRWAGAITAFNLSKSTKNGLLIIVPLIAFSIIIGVNTLAGFEMSHLYYYVVCIILQIVAFYLSKEKPARTLIIFGLFGIIAMLIGLFSSGTIAIYAFLSGGLACSIMWSSIFSLSIVGLGKYTAQGSAFLVMMILGGGVLPPIQGKLADIIGIHNSYILPLIGFCYVVFFAIFVKGILTKQGINIDEIEAEGGH from the coding sequence ATGGAACAGCAACAAACTAAAACCAATTACCCCGCACTCTACACATTGATTATTGTGTTTTTCTTTTGGGGGTTCATTGCGGCAGGGAACAGTGTTTTTATACCGTTCTGCAAAAATTACTTTCATTTAGACCAGTTTCAATCCCAGTTAATAGACTTTGCTTTTTATACAGCCTATTATATTGGTGCATTGTTACTATTTATATTCAGTTCAATCGGAGGAAAGGACCTGGTTGGAAAATGGGGATATAAAAAGAGTATAGTTTACGGTTTACTTTTCTCGGCCTTGGGTGCCGCAGCCATGATTGTTGCTGTCGAAGTAAACTTATATGTTGGTATGCTATTGGGACTATTCGTTGTCGCCCTTGGTTTTTCATTACAACAGACTGCAGCAAATCCATTTGCGGTTTTATTGGGCGATCCAAAAACGGGTGCTTCCCGTGTGAACCTAGGCGGTGGTATCAACTCATTTGGTACAACAATAGGCCCTCTTGTTATCGGGTTTTCCTTATTCGGAACTTTTGAGCCTATTTCTGACTCCGAGATCGCCAACCTTCCGCTAAACAAGGTTGTTTATCTTTATATAGGTGTTGGTCTATTATTCCTATTAGCTGCAGCATTATTTAATTTCAGTAAAAAAGTTCCTGCTGGAATTAGTGATGAGCCAATGGAAAAAGCGAATAAAGCTTTACGTACGTTGATCATTATGACCGTCCTCCTTTTTGGTATGTTCACGCCAGTGTTTTTAAGCTATAAGAGCGATTTGGCCTTGCAGGTAGAACAGTTGCACAAACAGGTTTCGAGTTTAACAGATCAGGTTCAGATCGACCAACTCAAACTGCACATTAAAGAAGTTGCCAAACCACTCGAAATGCAACGCATGTTATGGTTGGCAGGAGCATTGGTCGTTGTGATCGGTGGTTTATTGTTCTCCAATAAGAGCGCGCAAAAAAATCCAGAAGGTTGGGGTGCGATGAAATATCCACAATTGGCTTTGGGTATGCTCGCGCTTTTTATCTATGTCGGTATCGAAGTCGCTATCGGTAGTAACCTCGGCGAATTATTAACATTGAAGGAATTTGGTCATTTGCAATCATCTCAAATTACACCTTATGTATCCATGTATTGGGGGAGTATGATGATCGGTCGTTGGGCTGGTGCTATTACAGCATTTAACTTGAGTAAATCAACTAAAAATGGATTATTGATTATCGTTCCTCTGATTGCATTCTCCATTATCATCGGCGTCAATACGCTTGCAGGATTTGAGATGTCACATTTGTATTATTACGTCGTATGTATTATTCTTCAAATTGTAGCATTCTACCTAAGTAAAGAAAAACCTGCTCGCACATTGATTATTTTTGGATTATTTGGAATTATTGCGATGTTAATTGGCCTATTCTCATCGGGCACTATTGCAATCTATGCTTTCTTGTCAGGTGGTCTTGCGTGTTCAATTATGTGGTCCTCAATTTTCAGTTTGTCCATTGTAGGTTTAGGAAAATATACCGCTCAAGGTTCTGCATTTCTTGTAATGATGATTCTTGGTGGTGGTGTTCTTCCTCCAATTCAAGGAAAATTAGCGGATATTATCGGTATACATAACTCGTATATTTTACCATTAATCGGATTCTGTTATGTCGTTTTCTTTGCGATATTTGTTAAGGGAATATTAACAAAACAAGGAATCAATATAGATGAAATAGAAGCTGAAGGAGGCCATTAA